In the genome of Sphingopyxis sp. YF1, the window AGGGGCGCGACGCGGCGGGCAGCCCGCGCGCCTGGTATGTGCGGCTGTGGAACTATGCCGAGGGGAGCGCCGAGGATGCGGTCGTCCGGCTCGATTTCGACGCGCTCGACGGGGGATTCATGCTGCCCGGCGAGGCCGACCGGGTGTGGGCGGGCGATATCGACCGGATGTTCGTGTCGCTGGTCGCGCCCGCCTATGACGGCGGCGAGGGGGTACTGGAGGCGGCGGCCGAGGGCTGGGCCGAACTGAGCGGGATCGCGGCGAGCGGGTCGGGGTCGGTGCTGCCGGTCGGCGATGCGGTGCTGCCCGAACAGGATCCGGCGAAAGGCGGGCTGGGGATCGCGAACGGTTATGACGATGTCTATCACCTGACCCCGGCGCGGGTGGTGCGGCAGATCGTGCAGCTGGGCTATCGCGGCGACGTCGTCCATTATGTCGGGATGAGCCATTTCATGCGGCTTGCGCGCGCCGGCGACGGGTTCGAGCCGGGCATCGCGGGCGGGCCGCTGAGCGGCCCGGCGGCGGCGTGGCACGCCGCCTTTGCGGCCGGATGCGCCGCGGCGGGGCTGGGGGTGATCTGGTCGCTGTCGTACGAATTGTTCGACGCCTATTGCCCGCCGGGCTGGAAACAGCGCGATGCGGCGGGCGCCCCGGCGCTGACCGGATGGGTGCCGCCGTCGACCTTGCTGTCGCCCGCGAACGGCGAGGCGATGGGGTGGCTGCAACTGGTCGCGCGGGCGTTCGTGGCCATCGCGGTCGCGGCGGGGTTGCCGGTGAAGTTCCAGGTCGGCGAGCCCTGGTGGTGGGTCAATCCCGGCGGCAGCCTCTGCGCCTATGACGCGGCGGCGAACGCCGCGCTGGGCGGGACGAGCGTCTCGATCCCCGACGTGCGCGGCGGGCTCGACGCGGGGCAGACGGCGATGCTCGACGCGCTGGGGGCGCTGCTCGCGGCTTCGACTAGCGCGCTGGTTGCCGCCGCGCGCGATGCCGCGGGGGCGGCGGATTTCACGAGCCATCTGCTCGTGTTCCTGCCGACGGTGCTCGACCCCGCGGCGCCCGGGCTGCGGCGCGCCAATGTGCCGCTGGGCTGGGCGGCGCCGGCGTTCGATGTGCTGCAGCTCGAGGATTATGACTGGGTGACCGCGGGGCGCGGCGCCGAGACCGCGCCGGCGCGCGCGGCGATGGTCGCGCGGCTCGGCTACCCGGTCGACGCGCAGCATTATTTTTCGGGTTTCGTGCTGCTGCCCGAACAGCGCGGGCAATGGGAGGCGATCGCCGATGCCGCCGACGCGGCGCGGCGCGCGGGGGTGGCGCGGACGTTCGTCTGGACGCTGCCGCAGGTCGCGCGCGACGGCTTTGTGGCGTTCGACGAACGCGAGGACGGGGAGGGCGACATGCAGGCCTTCGACGCGGTCGATTTTCCGCTGGCGATCGGGCGCGAGGCGCTGGTCGTGACCGAATTTTCGACCCAGATCGTGAGCGCGCCGTCGGGGCACGAGCAGCGCGCGAGCGAATGGGCCGATGCGCGGATGCGCTACGATGCCGGGCCGGGGGTGCGCTCGGAGGCCGACGTGCGGGCGCTGGCCGATTTCTTTCGGGCGCGGCGCGGCGCGGCGCGGGCGTTCCGCTTCCGCGATCCGTTCGATCACAGCTCGGCGGCCGATGGCGGACTGCCTGCGGCGGAGGACCAGATGCTGGGAACGGGCGACGGCAGCCGGCGGCAGTTCGCGCTGGTCAAGCGCTACGGCAGCGGCGACGCGGTGCAGGAGCGTATCGTTCATTTGCCGGTCGCGGGCAGTGTCCGCGTGTCGGTCGACGGCGTCGAAACCGCGGCGTTCATCGTCACCGACGAGGGCGTGATCCTGCTCGACGCCGCGCCGGGGGCGGGGGTCGTGGTGCGCGCCGGGTTTCTGTTCGACGTCGCGGTGCGCTTTGCCGAGGACCGGCTCGAGGTGAGCCGCGCGACCTTTCTTGCCGGCGAGCTGGCGAGCGTCCCGCTGGTCGAGGTGCGCGCGCCGCATGGAGGCCCCGCGTGACGATGCCGGCGGCGCCCGGCTGGCTGCGCGAAGAGCTGGTGACGCTCGCCTGGTGCTGGCGGCTGGCGCGGCGCGACGGGGTGGTGGTCGGGCTGACCTCGCACGACCGCGACCTGGTGATCGCGGGCACGCGATACCGCGCGGCGCCGGGGATGAAACCCTCGGCGATCGAGACAAGCGACAGCCTCGACGCCGGGACGATGGATATCGAGGGGGCGGTGTCGAGCGCAGCGCTTGCGGCGGCCGACCTCGACGCCGGGCGCTGGGACGGCGCCGAACTGGTGCTGATGGTTGCCGACTGGACCGCGCCCGATGTCGACCCCGTGGTCGTGGCGCGCGGCGAACTGGGCCCGGTCGAGCGGCGCGGAGGGGGGTTCAGCGCCGAATTGCAAGGGGTGACGCGGCGACTCGACGCGCCGGTGTGCCCCGCGACCGCGCCCGCGTGCCGCGCGACATTGGGCGACCGCGCGTGCCGGATCGACCTGGCCCCGCGCACGCATGTCCGGCGCGTCGTGGCGGTCGCCGGGCGCCGCGTGACGCTCGACGCGCCGGTCACGGCGGGGACGCTGGCGTTCGGCGAACTGATGTGGATCGAGGGGCGCGCGTGCGGCCTCGCGTCGCCGGTGATCGCCGACGACGGGCTGCGGCTCGACCTTGCCGAGGTGCCGGGGGTGCTGCCGGCGCTGCCTGCGCGCGTGCGGCTGACCGAGGGCTGCGACCGGCAGCTTGCGACGTGCCGGACGCGCTTCGGCAATGCGATCAATTTCCGCGGCGAGGCGCATCTGCCGGGCAACGACCTGCTGACGCGCTATCCGGGTGGATGACCCCGGCCGCCGCGCCTTTGCGGCGGCGCGGGGCATGATCGGCGTACGGTTCCGGCCGCAGGGGTGCGACCCCGCGACGGGGCTAGACTGCGCCGGGCTGGTGTGGACGGCCTATGCCGCGGCGGGGGTGCGGCTGGTGCGACCGGCCGCCTATCCGCTGCGCGGCTGGCCGCGGGCGCGGGTCGAGGCGGCGCTCGCCGCGGCGGGGTTCGCGCCGGCCGGGGGCGCGGCGCGCGCCGGCGACGTCGCGCTGATCGCGCTGGCGGCGGGGCAGTTTCATCTGGGGCTGATCGGCGACGCGACCTTCGTGCATGCGCACGCGGGGCTGCGGCGGGTGGTCGAGACCCCGCTCGACGCGGCGGTGCGGGCGGCCCCGCGGTGGCGGCTGCCGCGCGACGGCCCGCGAAATGGCGCAACATCATTTTGAAGGGACAGCGGCATGGCAACCCTTGTGCTGACGGTGGTCGGCGGGATCGTCGGCGGACCGGTCGGGGCGGCGATCGGCGCGATGGCGGGGCAGGCGATCGACGCCGAAATCTTCAAACCCAAGGGGCGCGAGGGACCGCGGCTCGCCGACCTGAAGGTGCAGGCGTCGACCTATGGCCAGCAGATCCCGCAGATATTCGGGACGATGCGCGTCGCGGGCAGCGTGATCTGGGCGACCGACCTGATCGAACGGCGCAGCCGCCGCGGCGGCGGCAAGGGGCGGCCGTCGACGACCGAATACAGCTATGCCGTGTCGCTCGCGGTCGCGCTGTCGTCGCGGCCGATCGGCGCGATCCGGCGCATCTGGGCCGACGGCAACCTGCTGCGCGGAGCGAGCGGGAGCTTTCAGGAGCGCTGCATCTTTCGCTGGTATCACGGAGGCGAGGACCAGCCGGTCGACCCGCTGATCGCGTCGGCGGTGGGGGCCGATTCGGCCAGCGCGTTTCGCGGGCTCGCCTATGCGGTGTTCGAGGAGCTCGAACTTGCGAGCTTCGGCAATCGCATCCCCGCGCTGACCTTCGAGATCGAGGCCGACGGCGCGGCGATCGGCGCCGGACTGGTCGGCGACGCGCTGCTCGGCGAGGCCGGGCGCTGCGCCGGGCGGACCGGTTTTGCGGGCTATGCGGCGTCGGGAAGCCGCGTGCGCGATGCGCTCGCGCCGCTGTTCGACGTCGACGCGGTGCGGCTGGTGAGCGCGCCGGGCGACTGGCGCCTCGCGCCCGCCGGGACAGGCGCGCCGCCGGTGGCGCTGGCCGGCTTTCGCGCGACCCGGCGAACCGAATCGGTTCACGATCTGGCCGAAACTCACCGCGCGCCGCTGTCGGCATTGCCGGGCACGATCCGGCTGCGCCACTATGAGCCCGCGCGCGACTATCAGGTCGGCCAACAGGACGCGCGCGTCGCGGGGGGCGGACGCCGCGAGGAGGCGGTCGATCTGCCCGCGGTGCTGGCGGCGGGCGCGGCGCGCGAGCTGGCGCGGCGGATGGCGGCGGCGGCGAGCGACGGGCGCGAGGTGCGGCAATGGCACGGCGACCTGGCTGCACTGGCACTGCCCGTCGGCGGGGTCGCGATGCTCGCCGACGGCAGCGCCTGGCGCATCGCGGGGCGGACGGTGAAGGACGGCGCCGTCCGGATCGAACTGCAGCGGCACCAGCCACTGGCGATGGCGCCCGGCAGCGCCGATCCGGGGGTGCCGGTGAGCCCGCCGGACTGGCCCGACGCGGTGGGGACCGTGCGGCTGTTCGACCTGCCCGGCGTGGGCAGCGTGCCGGCGAGCGCGCCGCATATCCTGATCGCCGCGGCCGGGAGCAACGACGGGTGGCGCGGCGCGGATACATGGTTCGTCGCGGCGCCGGGGAGCGAGCCGGTCGCGGTGGGCACGGTGCGCCCGGCCGCGGCGCTGGGCGTGCTCGCCGGGCCGTTGCCGGTGGGCGATCCGCTGCTGTTCGACCTGAAGAACCGGATCGAGGTCCTGCTGGTCAATCCCTCGATGGAACTGGCCTCGGTTGACGATGCCGCGCTGCTCGGCGGCGCCAATCGCGCGATGGTCGGCGGCGAACTGCTCCAGTTCGGGATCGCCGAGGCGACCGGTCCGGGATCGTGGCGGCTGTCGCGGCTGCTGCGCGGGCGGGCGGGAACCGGGGACACCGGCGCGCATGCGGCGGGGGCGGCGTTCGTGCTGCTCGACGATCCGGCGCTGGCCGCGCTGCCCGACGGGCTCGCCGGCGGAGCGGCTGGCGGTACGGCCGTGCTGCAATGGGCGCCGCGCAACGGCAGCGAACTGACCGAGGTTGCGGTCCCGGCGGACGGGACGGCGCTGCGCCCGCTGGCGCCGGTGCACGGGCGCGTTGCGGGCGACGGCGCCGGCGGGCTGCAGATCGGCTGGACGCGGCGGAGCCGGGTCGATCCCGGCTGGCGCGACCATGTCGACCTGCCGCTCGGCGAAAGCCGCGAGGCGTGGCGGGTCGAGGCCGTCCCCGCGGTCGCCGGCGCTGGCCCATGGGATTGCGCGACAGCGTCGCTGTCGCTGGATGCGGCCGCGGTCGCGTCGCTGACGCCCGGAACGACGCTCGCGATTCGCCAGATCGGTGATTTCCTGCCGTCGCCGCCGCTTCTTGTCCCCGTCAACTGAAAGGATCGAGCCATGACCGACGTGCCGAGTACCGCGCGCCTCGCGCTGCCCCTGCTGGCGATGGCGCAGGCGCAGAAGGAGGTGACGCACAACGAGGCGCTGACCCTGCTCGACCTGCTCGTCCAGCCGGTGGTCGAAGCAGGCCCGCTCGCCGCGCCGCCGCCTTCGCCGGGCGCGGGGCAGGGCTGGATCGTCGGCGCGGGGGCCACCGGCGACTGGTCGGGGCGCGAGGGCGCACTCGCGCTGTGGACCGCGGGCGGGTGGCGTTTCGTCGCGCCGTCCGCGGGCATGCGGACGCTACGGCTGAGCGACGAAAGCTGGTTGCGATTCGACGGCGGCGGCTGGATCGAGCCCGCGACGGTCGCGAGTCCGGCGGGCGGCGCCACGATCGACTCCGAAGCGCGCGCCGCGATCGCCGCGCTGATTCTCGCTCTTGTCGGCCATGGCCTTCTGATCTAAGGCTGATTTTGTCTATTATCGCCCGCGAAGTGCGACTTTTGGGCAACAGATTGGCAATTTGTTCGCTTGCACGGAACCAAAGGCGGAGGTAGGACGTCTGCGAGACGTAAATCTCAATTGAAAGGGGAATCTACTATGAGGAAGCTTGCCGCCGCCGTGGCGTTGGCCTCCACTGCCCTTGCGACGCCGGCTCTGGCGCGTGACAACTCCTGGTATGTGGGAGTTGGGGGCGGTGTAATGATCGTCGAAGACATGGATCTCGACATCGGCACCTTCAACAATTCGGGTTCGCTCGATCACAAGACCGGTTACGACTTCGAAGGCACCGTCGGTTACGACTTCGGC includes:
- a CDS encoding DUF2460 domain-containing protein — encoded protein: MGWALVAAEPHQRKGWLKRFDPRFWTVDFARPMMASVVTTGATSLRVEAVFLRKQDLAGLIWEAVDRWDHPLLGYETRRDFRHILLTFRWRSGGIKPLDALHGPTLTIEGRDAAGSPRAWYVRLWNYAEGSAEDAVVRLDFDALDGGFMLPGEADRVWAGDIDRMFVSLVAPAYDGGEGVLEAAAEGWAELSGIAASGSGSVLPVGDAVLPEQDPAKGGLGIANGYDDVYHLTPARVVRQIVQLGYRGDVVHYVGMSHFMRLARAGDGFEPGIAGGPLSGPAAAWHAAFAAGCAAAGLGVIWSLSYELFDAYCPPGWKQRDAAGAPALTGWVPPSTLLSPANGEAMGWLQLVARAFVAIAVAAGLPVKFQVGEPWWWVNPGGSLCAYDAAANAALGGTSVSIPDVRGGLDAGQTAMLDALGALLAASTSALVAAARDAAGAADFTSHLLVFLPTVLDPAAPGLRRANVPLGWAAPAFDVLQLEDYDWVTAGRGAETAPARAAMVARLGYPVDAQHYFSGFVLLPEQRGQWEAIADAADAARRAGVARTFVWTLPQVARDGFVAFDEREDGEGDMQAFDAVDFPLAIGREALVVTEFSTQIVSAPSGHEQRASEWADARMRYDAGPGVRSEADVRALADFFRARRGAARAFRFRDPFDHSSAADGGLPAAEDQMLGTGDGSRRQFALVKRYGSGDAVQERIVHLPVAGSVRVSVDGVETAAFIVTDEGVILLDAAPGAGVVVRAGFLFDVAVRFAEDRLEVSRATFLAGELASVPLVEVRAPHGGPA
- a CDS encoding DUF2163 domain-containing protein, whose translation is MPAAPGWLREELVTLAWCWRLARRDGVVVGLTSHDRDLVIAGTRYRAAPGMKPSAIETSDSLDAGTMDIEGAVSSAALAAADLDAGRWDGAELVLMVADWTAPDVDPVVVARGELGPVERRGGGFSAELQGVTRRLDAPVCPATAPACRATLGDRACRIDLAPRTHVRRVVAVAGRRVTLDAPVTAGTLAFGELMWIEGRACGLASPVIADDGLRLDLAEVPGVLPALPARVRLTEGCDRQLATCRTRFGNAINFRGEAHLPGNDLLTRYPGG
- a CDS encoding NlpC/P60 family protein, whose amino-acid sequence is MDDPGRRAFAAARGMIGVRFRPQGCDPATGLDCAGLVWTAYAAAGVRLVRPAAYPLRGWPRARVEAALAAAGFAPAGGAARAGDVALIALAAGQFHLGLIGDATFVHAHAGLRRVVETPLDAAVRAAPRWRLPRDGPRNGATSF
- a CDS encoding phage tail protein, encoding MATLVLTVVGGIVGGPVGAAIGAMAGQAIDAEIFKPKGREGPRLADLKVQASTYGQQIPQIFGTMRVAGSVIWATDLIERRSRRGGGKGRPSTTEYSYAVSLAVALSSRPIGAIRRIWADGNLLRGASGSFQERCIFRWYHGGEDQPVDPLIASAVGADSASAFRGLAYAVFEELELASFGNRIPALTFEIEADGAAIGAGLVGDALLGEAGRCAGRTGFAGYAASGSRVRDALAPLFDVDAVRLVSAPGDWRLAPAGTGAPPVALAGFRATRRTESVHDLAETHRAPLSALPGTIRLRHYEPARDYQVGQQDARVAGGGRREEAVDLPAVLAAGAARELARRMAAAASDGREVRQWHGDLAALALPVGGVAMLADGSAWRIAGRTVKDGAVRIELQRHQPLAMAPGSADPGVPVSPPDWPDAVGTVRLFDLPGVGSVPASAPHILIAAAGSNDGWRGADTWFVAAPGSEPVAVGTVRPAAALGVLAGPLPVGDPLLFDLKNRIEVLLVNPSMELASVDDAALLGGANRAMVGGELLQFGIAEATGPGSWRLSRLLRGRAGTGDTGAHAAGAAFVLLDDPALAALPDGLAGGAAGGTAVLQWAPRNGSELTEVAVPADGTALRPLAPVHGRVAGDGAGGLQIGWTRRSRVDPGWRDHVDLPLGESREAWRVEAVPAVAGAGPWDCATASLSLDAAAVASLTPGTTLAIRQIGDFLPSPPLLVPVN
- a CDS encoding DUF2793 domain-containing protein, with translation MTDVPSTARLALPLLAMAQAQKEVTHNEALTLLDLLVQPVVEAGPLAAPPPSPGAGQGWIVGAGATGDWSGREGALALWTAGGWRFVAPSAGMRTLRLSDESWLRFDGGGWIEPATVASPAGGATIDSEARAAIAALILALVGHGLLI